The genomic window CAATGCCACAGCTGGATATAAGCCCACAAGCTTATAACATCTTTCTCACCCTGATTTTGAATGACACTAAAAAATCGAATCCTCCATACAATCCATACGCCAACACAAACAGCTTTCTGTTCGCAGCtgtttttgcttcttcttttctAAACCAATATTACGCTGGAATTATGCCTTCGATTATCGGCAGCGATGAACGACAGGTAACTACTCTCTCCGGCTCTTCCCCTCATCCTTCTTTTGAATCTAATCTCAAATCActgcttttcatttttcttatttagcTGCTGTCTGCAATTGCGTTCTATGAGGGTGGAGTATTTGGAGCTCTTCGAGCAGAGCTCAACGCCAGGGTCAATTTAACAGTGCCGCCATTTAATTTCACAGTGGGGAATCTCACCAACCTTACTGCACAATTGGCTAACCAACTTGGGGGGTGCGGTGTGAAAGATGAAGGTTTGATTGTGCCACTGCAACTCGGAGCCGAGAATAGAACCACGAGTAACGTCGTGCCGGGGGATGTCAATTCCCTTGCATATGCACGGTCCGCGAGGGAGATCATGAGGATCGCATATACAACCGGCAACGCCAGCAGGCCCGGTGGACTTTTTCCACGTGGTTTAAATGGGGCACTTCCTCGACGGATCCGTACTCTAAAACTTAGCTGAGAGCATTGAAGCATTGGTCATCACAACATCCACTACAACAAATAAGTTTTTAGTGACGATATAGTTGTCACAATAGAAAATTTACATGTAACAAATTTTACATatggtaataataaaataagtaattatAGGTAGTTAATATTTTGTTACTATTATGACAATATTTCTATCGAATCAAATTATATCACACGTAAATCGTCTCTATAGGTGTATAACTGTTACCAAATTTTTTGGTAATCACCAATTTAGCATTATTGAAATGCTAAAAATTAACGCCAAGTCTTATTTTTTCAGGAAATAATATAATAGTGACAACATATCTAGCAGTCACCATCATTTAATCATTTTTGCGatgatataattttttgttatttttataatgaTGTAATTGTAGCGGTTTAAATTAGATCACAAATAAACCATCATTATAAGTGTACAATTGCTACCAAACCCATTGGTCACTACCAATTAATCACTAATAAAATGCTAAAAATTGGCGTCAAATTCTTTTTCCCAAGAAATGATGTAATAGCGACAACATTTTTGGTAGTCACTATTATTAATCATTACAGTgactataatttttttcattataaattttactttttccgGTGACGTTTAAATTTCATCACAAATAAATTGTTACAGTAAGTGTATAATTATGACCAAATTCATTTGTCACTAGTGAAATACTTAAATTGTCACTAAATTCTTTTTTCAGGAAATGTAACTATTATTAACTATTATTTTGACCTTACAATTTTTGTCActataaaatttactttttataatttttataatgataTAATTGTGACAATTTAAATTATATCACAAGTAAATCATCACTTTAAATGTGTAATTGGGACAAAATCCAATTACCACAACCAATTCATCAATAATTAAAACTATTTTGTAGTTTTTTTGGTAAACAAATGTgggtataattttaatttataagtttattttggatattaatattttcattttaaattaaataaatttttatttcatccAAAACAATCAGTATCCTTTTAgacaaattgatagaatataagGATGTAACtgctatttcatttaaaaaaaggTATTCCTTCGCAATGAAAAATTATCAAAGACCCTCTCAGCACCTCATAGAGACTCGATGATAAAAAGAATTCAACTAGGTTCTTCTATTAATGGAAACCTTCAGTTGACCAGTTTAATTGTTAACGGTGCTGATGTCGCATGCCATGTTagcaaaaaattttgaatttttttaaagattttaaaatattattttaaaattaatgaaaatatatacatctagaatgaatttggataaatggttgtccaaattcatttaattctaGACAACAAATTGTCCAAATTCATTCTAAATGGgtacaaaactattaaaaattaaaaattacaaaatattaaaaaataactaaatattataaaaagttaattTGAATCTGGACCAatgttttactattttttttataaagttgtatttgaaaaataaaagtaatttgaagagtaagttttttttttatatttttaataaaacaaataaaaactcaCATATGGTATAAGATATTAAATCATGACACTAGCattttgagtttttaattaattttaatatttttacacaaAAAAACTTTTCACCCACGAGTTAATTGTATATCAACTCGGTTagagaaataattaaaatactcTTCTATATGCAAAATAAGTTACAGCGTTTTAACATGCTAAATggaaataaaatattgaaagcAATTAGAgtacatttaatattcttaatcagatatatttacctatttaattttttttactcacaatttaaattttattttattttaattcgtacatattgcatatatgttatttttaatttcaaactaCATATTTCATTATTTGTTGGGTGTTATTTTAATGGCGTATACCTATGTTCAAAAAATGTGATTTCCACACGCATACGTGTGTGATAAAATTACTAGTTAAGTTTAAGTTACATATCTTTTAATATTATCATTTCATcgatgtttttattattttatattctattaATGGTTAAAACATGCTCTAAGTCTCTGTCCTCTTCATACATTTGGAATTTgtccatatacttttatttttaagaatttagtccatctactttttagatttaaaaatgcatttgttaacattattaaaattcttATATTAAATTCAGGTCTGttataatatcatttttgttacattgttttttctttttgctacATGGTTATTAagtgatttgtttttattttcaaaatgacatactaacaaattttaaaaaaatttaacagtattaataattgaacttgaatttttaaatttaaaatgtaaaaaaggctaaattattgaaaataaaaatacggGAGACTAGTTGAAGATTGGGgatgaatgtaaaaaaaaaaaatctatccatttaaaagtaataaaataaaataaaatagaagaaggTAAATAGGCAGAGGTTTTTTAGAAAGTAAAAAATAGAACAGCAATActattttggggatggattttttttttacattcaagTTTATACACTCGTATCCCAACCtaaaataggagaataatgtgcTTTAACATATTCGAATCCATATCTtcttacattgacaataatatctATGCCAATCGAgctatattaacaataatatctatgtcaatcgagttaagactcaattagCCTAAATAAGAGATATTTGTCCCTAATAAAATAAAGAAGTGACAACAATATTTTTTGCTATTGTTGATAACTTTTCTTGCTacaaaattatttccaaagttgaaaattttagtatCAATAGAAAGAACTATTGTGACCATTTCATGTTGTCATAACACTGCTCATGattttaatgtcgaaaatttggtCACAAACAAATTGAATAGTTGTGACCATTCATTTTTGTCACAATTGCTTACAATTTTAGTGTCGACAATATGGtacaaaaaaatgaataattatgaccatttatatttataaaaaat from Gossypium hirsutum isolate 1008001.06 chromosome D12, Gossypium_hirsutum_v2.1, whole genome shotgun sequence includes these protein-coding regions:
- the LOC107939307 gene encoding desiccation-related protein PCC13-62; translated protein: MASRPCLYAFLLLLAFQSTMIKVNTVSLPPPECRQEVASTKEKFEFLLNFLILKIELFLRSSIDRGINDISPGLVQGPAPIGAAVANLDNATRKIIEEFGLASIGHLRAIVNTTLLNAPIPMPQLDISPQAYNIFLTLILNDTKKSNPPYNPYANTNSFLFAAVFASSFLNQYYAGIMPSIIGSDERQLLSAIAFYEGGVFGALRAELNARVNLTVPPFNFTVGNLTNLTAQLANQLGGCGVKDEGLIVPLQLGAENRTTSNVVPGDVNSLAYARSAREIMRIAYTTGNASRPGGLFPRGLNGALPRRIRTLKLS